A region of Longimicrobiaceae bacterium DNA encodes the following proteins:
- a CDS encoding SCP2 sterol-binding domain-containing protein encodes MEVFTEEWSQACCDELNRREVYRGAAAEWEAPVVLVMERDPALGVEEDRAFLLDLHRGECRGTRRATEDDMAQVSYVMRATPAAWRHILDGELDPITAVMTGRLRLARGSLLSLARYTAAAREMVAAAGAVEATFPPPRL; translated from the coding sequence ATGGAGGTGTTCACGGAGGAGTGGAGCCAGGCCTGCTGCGACGAGCTGAACCGGCGCGAAGTGTACCGGGGCGCCGCGGCGGAGTGGGAGGCCCCGGTGGTGCTGGTGATGGAGCGCGATCCCGCGCTGGGGGTGGAGGAGGACCGCGCCTTCCTGCTGGACCTGCACCGCGGAGAGTGCCGCGGCACCCGGCGCGCCACCGAGGACGACATGGCGCAGGTGTCGTACGTCATGCGCGCGACCCCGGCCGCCTGGCGGCACATCCTGGACGGCGAGCTGGACCCCATCACCGCGGTCATGACCGGGCGCCTCCGCCTGGCCCGCGGGAGCCTCCTCTCGCTCGCCCGCTACACGGCCGCCGCCCGCGAGATGGTCGCCGCCGCCGGGGCGGTGGAGGCCACCTTTCCGCCGCCCCGGCTCTGA